TTCTACGCAGATAAAAGATAATATCGTGTTTTCTAATCTTTAATCAAACCACAACTGTGGACCCGAAACAATCTGGTGACGGTGAAATATCGTGTTTTCTAATCTTTAATCAAACCACAACACTGCTACAACGATTAATGCAATCGCTTTAAATATCGTGTTTTCTAATCTTTAATCAAACCACAACCATTGAACTTAAACCTTCTTCTTCCCACGAAATATCGTGTTTTCTAATCTTTAATCAAACCACAACTCAAAAGATCGTAGGTGATAGACCGACAACAATATCGTGTTTTCTAATCTTTAATCAAACCACAACTAAAGCATTGAAGACATTCCCACGCCTTTAAATATCGTGTTTTCTAATCTTTAATCAAACCACAACAGAAGCTAACATCGGCTTTTATTCAAAATAAATATCGTGTTTTCTAATCTTTAATCAAACCACAACTCTAAAAGCAGGATTGCTTTGCATCTTCCAAATATCGTGTTTTCTAATCTTTAATCAAACCACAACTTTCATTAAGAGAAACGATGTTGTTTTCTTAATATCGTGTTTTCTAATCTTTAATCAAACCACAACAGAAATTTCAAAAGAACGTGCATTGAAATTAATATCGTGTTTTCTAATCTTTAATCAAACCACAACCAGAAATGCAGGTCTTTTTTTATGCTAAAGAATATCGTGTTTTCTAATCTTTAATCAAACCACAACTCGTCTGCTCAGGTTAAGAACTTTGCAAAAAATATCGTGTTTTCTAATCTTTAATCAAACCACAACCAGCACCGCCACCGGTTCTTTCAAAATCTAATATCGTGTTTTCTAATCTTTAATCAAACCACAACCCCGGCTTCTTTATTTTCTAATTTACTCAAATATCGTGTTTTCTAATCTTTAATCAAACCACAACACAGGCTATCGACGGAATGCTGGCGCTACAAATATCGTGTTTTCTAATCTTTAATCAAACCACAACACAAAGTTAGAACAAATGGCGAGCAGTGTGAATATCGTGTTTTCTAATCTTTAATCAAACCACAACTATGACATCATTCCTTTAAATGCCATCAACAATATCGTGTTTTCTAATCTTTAATCAAACCACAACCCATTGATACCTTTGCCGCTGACAACAATCAATATCGTGTTTTCTAATCTTTAATCAAACCACAACTTAAAGCTACTGCATCCATTCTGGGCGGATGCCACATCTTTAAGTTGTGGTTTGAGAGGTTTAAGATTTTGAAAATTATGTCAATGAACTTTTTAATACTCTTGCCTTCCAACAATTGTTACAATTTCAACCATATCATCATTGATAATTCTGTAAAAAATAGTATCGACACCACAAACACAGTAACGATAACCTTTCATTAAATAATCCGAATTTGGAAACATAAAAGGATTAGATGCAATTTTGTCAAAACATTGAAAAAACATTTCATAATATTTATCCGCCTGAAGCATTCCAAATTTAGCAACACCGTAGTCATGTATCCGCTCTAAATCATCTTCAGCATCTTTTGTCAAAACATAACTATACATTATTGTACTTGCTTTTTATCTTTGCTAAAAGCTCTTCTTTAGTCAAAGTACTATGACCGCTTTTTTCTGCTTTTTCAATCTTATTGCGCACAAAATCATAGTATTCCTCTTGCGAACGTGCTTTTTTAATGAGATAATTAATCGCTTCACTTTTGCTCGTAAATTCGTGTTCTGCGACTTGATTTTTTAACCATTCATCATTTTGTTTGGCTAAAGTGATACTTTGTCTTGGCATAATTAAAAAAGTTAAGTGGTGTAAATATACATCATTTTTACTAAATCAAAAAATCAATTTTTCCGGAGGGATGCAGTATAAAATCTTTTCCTTCATAAATTGCTTTTATATTGCTTAAACTAATTCTTAGTTTTTGAGCAGATTTTTCAAAATCCAAAGATGATTCTTTTTTTAAATCTTTATCTGCTCCGCCTTGAGCATGATGGCGGAATTGAATTCTTCCGTCACTCTCAAATTGTGTTATTTTAAACAATCGTTTACTTAAATTTTCTTTAGAAATTGCTTTTAATTCTTCTGGATTATTTTCATAAAAAATAGCCATCTGGTTCACTTTTAAGATCTTTGATAATGGAATCAAAACCTCAGTCTTTTTGCCTTTATTTTTAAATATATTTTCTTCAACTGGCATTTCTAATTTAGCATTTCCTTGATTGTGTTTTGCCAAATCAAATGCCGAAATAGTATTAAAAGTTTGTTCTTTTTTACCTTTATCATTCACAGTTTCATAAATCGCCATCGCAAATATGTTTTCTAAAGTAGCATAATAACTTTCTTTATATTCTTTTCTTTTTCCTTGCGTAAAGTGGCTTTGTGCTTTTATTTTTGGCAGGTTTTTATTGGCTGTTTTAACACGGATTTTTTTAATTAGCATTTCTTTGACTTCCTTTCCTTTAGGATCTGCTTCCCCTGGCAATAAAATCCAACCTTCTGGAGTTCTAATGTTTTTAAGTCCGTGTTTTAAAATTCTATTTTTGATTCCTTCATCAACTATAGCATTAACTTCAGCTTCTGAAAACGCATTTGTTACAGGCTTTCGAATAACAAACCACATTTCTTTTTCACTGTTTTCATTTTCTCTTTCAATAGCGCCATAAAAAGTATCTTTATGTAATGAAGCTCTTATTCCCTGGCCTTTTTCATAAACAACATTTCCTAATTTGTCGTATTGAATTTTATTCCTCTTTCTTAACTTTTTTACTGTTTGTTTATCAATCGTATTTTTATGATTGTGAACCACAATTATATCATTTTTTAATTGATTAACATCTTCTGTAAAAGTACTCCAAGGCTTTTTGATTTTGAATTTATCACTATATCGATTCTCTTCTGATTCTTTGAATGCCTCAGCCAAACCATCACGAATATTTTTATCCATGCAAGAAAGAACTACAGCATCAATTGCGTGATGATAATGGTAATTACGATCTTTTGCTTCCAACCCCCAAGATTTTCGAACATCAGCAACCATTGAACCTTTCGCAGGAAAAACTCTTTGAAACAATGATTTTAAGAATAATTCAGAATATTTAGTAATTATTCCTGTATCAACTAACTGGCTGTTTTTGAAATTAGGCTTGATTTCAGTCGCCATAAATCGATATAATTTCTGTTTCCAGTAATCTAATTCTAATTTTAAATAATGTCGTTGTTGAATGGCTCTGTTTTTTTGCTCAACGGTACTGGCAACTTTTGAAAAATACTTTTGCTGTTCAATCTTTTCTTCTAAACTTTCAATAGTTTCTTTCCAATGAAGTGTATTATTGATGAAATTTTGCTTGTACTTATCATTGAGATTTTGTGGAATTTGATTTCCTTTTATTTGATTGAACTTTTTATCAGCCAATGTTTTATTGACTAATGAATTATCAAATGATTTACTTCTGGGAAAAGTGTGCTCTATATCAAATTGAGGATTGGAACCCAATAATTTTTCACAGCTAATCGTTTCATTGGTATACAAACACTTATTATTCTGTTCCTGACATAATCGGTATTTTATCACATCCGTTTCGGTAACAATTGAATTGGTATCTTTTGCAAATTCCTCTAATTTCTCTCTAAACTTCTTGTTTTCATTTTCTCTTTCACGTTGCCATCTTTCAATTGCTAATCTTTTGTTTTTATCATTTAATTCTCTTGCTAACTCAATAATAATTTCGGTATCGGGCGCAATTTTTTTCTCTTTTAATAGCGTATTGACTAATTTTCGCAAATAAAACAAAGTACG
The Flavobacterium flavigenum genome window above contains:
- a CDS encoding type II toxin-antitoxin system RelE/ParE family toxin: MYSYVLTKDAEDDLERIHDYGVAKFGMLQADKYYEMFFQCFDKIASNPFMFPNSDYLMKGYRYCVCGVDTIFYRIINDDMVEIVTIVGRQEY
- a CDS encoding ribbon-helix-helix domain-containing protein, whose amino-acid sequence is MPRQSITLAKQNDEWLKNQVAEHEFTSKSEAINYLIKKARSQEEYYDFVRNKIEKAEKSGHSTLTKEELLAKIKSKYNNV
- the cas9 gene encoding type II CRISPR RNA-guided endonuclease Cas9 (Cas9, originally named Csn1, is the large, multifunctional signature protein of type II CRISPR/Cas systems. It is well known even to general audiences because its RNA-guided endonuclease activity has made it a popular tool for custom editing of eukaryotic genomes.), which codes for MAKILGLDLGTNSIGWAIRDTNKEGNQILDSNVIVFPQGVGEEKGVEFSLATERTKHRASRKLYRRRKQRKTNLLNLLIDNGFCPLTTDELLLWSVYKKGQEMKYPTENFEFSEWIKINPYEVRSKAVNSIVSKFELGRALYHMCQRRGFKSGRKDADAGKDLERYLEEKELLEKNGFKTLGEYYFDLLRRNEKVRKTKFSADDQEVNSSRISYVEEFNFLMKSQNVEKKLADQFFDTIFFQRPLKSQKGSVGKCTLEKTKSRCAISHPLFEEFRMFQYLNSIKVKERNSDTFVFLSDYPDYYKIAEDKFYRVSAKNFKFVDISKSINNQAKKESLFFEFNYNDKYPVVGSPTVSKLIEVFDAKDWNDCKKVIQSKYKKQDNKTVAELVDELWHTLFFSGDFVNDITSEKVKSFIRDRFSISEEKVNYYESINLKQGYSSLSKKAIFKILPYLEEKIIYPYAVFFANVDVIIGKEKWNENKQFIQDTIIDIISGYKDEILKIDIVNGLVGDFIKEYDNSNYDYILDETDRNNVLEKIKLFYGKYLWDKMSEDQKEALQNEIEITFQQQLQKRRIGGYYLSKPRIDEIIKDFLISEYKVSKEQADKLYHPSAMDAYPQSQDGFLGLPFTNSIKNPMAMRTLFYLRKLVNTLLKEKKIAPDTEIIIELARELNDKNKRLAIERWQRERENENKKFREKLEEFAKDTNSIVTETDVIKYRLCQEQNNKCLYTNETISCEKLLGSNPQFDIEHTFPRSKSFDNSLVNKTLADKKFNQIKGNQIPQNLNDKYKQNFINNTLHWKETIESLEEKIEQQKYFSKVASTVEQKNRAIQQRHYLKLELDYWKQKLYRFMATEIKPNFKNSQLVDTGIITKYSELFLKSLFQRVFPAKGSMVADVRKSWGLEAKDRNYHYHHAIDAVVLSCMDKNIRDGLAEAFKESEENRYSDKFKIKKPWSTFTEDVNQLKNDIIVVHNHKNTIDKQTVKKLRKRNKIQYDKLGNVVYEKGQGIRASLHKDTFYGAIERENENSEKEMWFVIRKPVTNAFSEAEVNAIVDEGIKNRILKHGLKNIRTPEGWILLPGEADPKGKEVKEMLIKKIRVKTANKNLPKIKAQSHFTQGKRKEYKESYYATLENIFAMAIYETVNDKGKKEQTFNTISAFDLAKHNQGNAKLEMPVEENIFKNKGKKTEVLIPLSKILKVNQMAIFYENNPEELKAISKENLSKRLFKITQFESDGRIQFRHHAQGGADKDLKKESSLDFEKSAQKLRISLSNIKAIYEGKDFILHPSGKIDFLI